In the Pleuronectes platessa chromosome 8, fPlePla1.1, whole genome shotgun sequence genome, one interval contains:
- the stard14 gene encoding START domain containing 14 produces the protein MSAENILPDEAMFADFRLQCLSTDSCWLKKYDNNSDMQVWVEHPSAKKGNNVPKNHTIKCKMTIRDVSAAVMYDVLQDGQYRKKWDPTMLESRDIARLSANADVGYFAWLCPKPIKNRDVVTLRSWQVKDEEYMIVNFSVKHPKYPPRSDLVRAISILTGYYIKPIGPSSCAFIYLSQADPKGSLPKWVVNKASQVLAPRVMKCLHKAGKNYPEWKQQNSPEQKPWLYPEQNTLPMMDPAELSIQRADSLENVDESSKVDAQDSEDSS, from the exons ATGTCCGCGGAGAACATTTTACCCGACGAGGCGATGTTCGCTGACTTCAGGCTGCAGTGCCTCTCCACCGACAGCTGCTGGCTGAAGAAGTACGACAACAACAGCGACATGCAGGTGTGGGTGGAACATCCCTCGGCCAAGAAGGGAAACAACGTCCCAAAGAACCACACGATCAAG TGCAAGATGACCATCAGGGACGTGTCCGCCGCCGTCATGTACGACGTCCTCCAGGACGGCCAGTACCGCAAGAAGTGGGACCCCACCATGCTGGAGAGCCGCGACATCGCCCGGCTCTCTGCTAACGCTGATGTGGGCTACTTCGCAT GGCTCTGTCCAAAGCCGATAAAGAACCGAGATGTGGTGACGCTGCGTTCGTGGCAGGTGAAGGATGAAGAGTACATGATCGTTAACTTCTCAGTCAAGCACCCG AAATACCCCCCGCGCAGCGACCTCGTCAGGGCCATTTCCATCCTCACCGGCTATTACATCAAGCCCATAGGACCCAGCAGCTGTGCCTTCATATACCTTTCACAAGCCGACCCCAAAG GTTCTCTTCCAAAGTGGGTGGTGAACAAAGCGTCTCAAGTCTTGGCTCCGCGG GTGATGAAGTGTTTGCACAAGGCGGGAAAGAACTACCCCGAGTGGAAGCAGCAGAACTCCCCCGAACAGAAGCCCTGGCTGTACCCGGAGCAGAACACGCTGCCCATGATGGACCCCGCCGAGCTGTCGATACAGCGAGCCGACTCGCTGGAGAACGTGGACGAGAGCTCCAAGGTGGACGCGCAGGACAGCGAGGACAGTAGTTAA
- the pdzd11 gene encoding PDZ domain-containing protein 11, which produces MDQKIPYDDYQLPVVFLPSYENPPAWIPPQDRIHHPDYNNELTQFLPRTIVLKKPPGAQLGFNIRGGKASQLGIFISKVVPDSDAHRAGLQEGDQVLSVNEVDFQDIEHSRAVEILKTAQEILMRVRFFPYNYQRQKERTVH; this is translated from the exons ATGGATCAGAAAATCCCTTATGACGACTACCAGCTCCCAGTTGTCTTCCTGCCTTCTTATGAAAACCCACCAGCTTGGATACCTCCACAGGAC CGTATTCATCACCCTGACTACAACAACGAGCTCACGCAGTTCTTACCTCGCACCATCGTCCTGAAGAAACCTCCGGGAGCACAGCTGGGCTTTAACATCCGGGGGGGCAAAGCATCACAGCTAGGAATCTTCATatccaag GTGGTTCCAGACTCAGACGCCCACAGAGCAGGGCTACAAGAGGGTGACCAGGTTCTGTCTGTGAATGAGGTGGATTTCCAAGACATAGAGCACTCAAGA GCCGTAGAGATTCTAAAGACTGCACAAGAAATATTGATGCGGGTTCGCTTCTTTCCTTACA ACTACCAAAGGCAGAAGGAGAGGACTGTCCACTAG